A region of the Thermoplasmata archaeon genome:
ATTGCCAGCACCGTTTGTCACCACGCTTATATACCTGGTGCAGAATGATCCCAACTCGTCATGGCTAAACTACAATTTCACAATGCTGGCAAGATCTTCGTTCAATGCTGCAGTATTGTTTTTAGAACAGCATCTTGGCAGTAACGTGTCTGCATGGACATGGGGCAAAGTGCATATGCTTGAAATTTACAGTCTGACACAGTTAACAGCATTATCGATCGGGCCGATACCGATTTGGGGCGATGATCATACAGTCAGTGTGGGCAGTGTACCCTTGTATTTGCAGGTACCTGAACCTTATGTAACTGTAGGCTCATCGTTGAGAACTGTTGCCTCTCCTGGCACAGACCAGTTTTACGGCGTGTTTCCTGGAGGCCCCAGTGAAAACGTGTTAAGCTACTACTTTTCAAACCAGCTTAACACCTGGCTGAACCACGAATATTATAATATGAATGAACAACGAACAAGGGTGGTCTGGAACTATGAATAAAAATATATTAGGAATACCGATTTCGATAGTGCTTGCATATCTTCTAATCTACTTTTTTCCAGTGGCATGGACTGCCATATTTGCAGCGATCCCACTTTTAAAATTGAAAGTAAAACATGCATTTATTTCAGGATTCTTGATAGGCTTGATTGTCCCGATCTCTTTTTATATGCTCTATCCGTTGGACCTGCTATCTAAGCTGGCAGGAATAATAGGAAACATTGTGGGATTGAACAAGATACTTATAGTATTCATATTTCCAATAATGTACGCGGTGATCATGGCTCTTTCTGCAATAGTATTTTCAGGCATAGCAACCCGCCCTAAAAAAGCATAATGATTGTTTGAAGAGGATGTTGATGAATTACTATTACGAGCTCTTTTTATTAAATGAGATTAGAAATGTTAAATGGAACGAAACACTGATTAAAAACCTGAAATATTGTACGAACATATTAAAAGACCAAGATTTTGTGTTTGAACTGCATTTTAAAAACAGAGAAACCAGCATTTACATAGGTGCCGATGATCTTGGGGTTCTAGACGCTTATGTGACAGCCCTGGAAAACATATATCCAATCACGCATCAGTCTGCAAACATCACAGTTTCTAAATTCAAGCACTTGATTATATTGGAATATGCAGTGGACCCTCTGTTTGTCCTAAACATCTCAGATTTCAGAGATCCTCTTGCATCGCTGATACTGCGTTTAGACCAAATGTCTTTAAACTCAGAGTTATCATATCAGGTAATGTTGAAAAAATCACTAAAATACAAAAAGAACAGAAGGATCATTAAAAAATACGTGATAGATGCATATTATCATCATAGGTTCATAAAAATAGATCATGTTCTATTCGAAATACTGTCGTTGTTCAACAATGCACAATACAGAAAAGCATCAAAGCTTGAAATTGATACCGGTGAAAAGATGTTGAAAAAGCTCAGATCTCCTCTATTTCATGTTCAAATCCGTATTCTGGCAAACGAGAATATAGCGGAACTAGGTTCTATGATCAACATGTTTAGAGACCCTGAGACCGGACAGAGCTTGAATTTTAAGATAATAGATCAGAATTTTAAACATTGTTCGTTTTACGGCACCGAACAAATGTGCATGAGCGCTGATGAGCTAATTGCATTTTTAAATATCCCGATCCCGAACAATTTGCGACTTGGCTATGATATTTGAAAATCGTCTTATATTATCGTATTATATATTAAAATAAACTAAAAGTAAAATAAAAAATTTTTATTCAGTAAAATAAATTGATTTTAGTTATATTTATTGCAATTTTCGATACTTTTAAATATTGAAAAGCCATGTAGTATAAATAGGTGGTATTTATGAATGGGAAATTAAGTGGAAGGGTTGTAGTGGTTACAGGAGCTGCAATGGGTATAGGCAAAGCAACAGCAGTAACTGCTGCCAAGGAAGGTGCGGTTGTAGCCGTATGTGACATAAATGAAGTAGAAAGCAAAAAAACCATTGATGAAATTACCAGATCAGGAGGAAAAGCAAAATTTTATTTCCTTGATGTTTCAAATGAAACACAGGTTAAAGCAGTTTTTGATAAAATAGGAAAAGAGCTGGGAGATATATATGGCTTAGTTAACAATGCGGGTATTGCAGGTGTGAGCAAACCTACCCATGAAATTACGTTGGAAGAATGGAACAAAGTTATAAATATTAATATAAATGGCGTATTTTTATGCACAAAATATGCAGTGCCTTATATGATCAAGAACCACTTTGGAAGCATTGTTAATCTTTCATCGATATATGGCCTGGTAGGAGCGCAGGATGCACCACCTTATCATGCATCCAAAGGAGCATTGAGGTTAATGACAAAGACCGATGCGCTGTTTTATGCAAAGTATAATATTAGAGTTAATTCAGTACATCCAGGATTTATAGACACTCCAATGGTTTCAAGCTTTGCACAAAGTATGGGAAACAGAGAAGCCGTTTATGAAGCCTTGAAGAAGCTACACCCGCTCGGAAGATTAGGAAAGGCTGAAGAAATAGCAAGCGTCATAGTGTTCTTGCTTTCAGATGATTCTTCCTTTATGACAGGTTCGGAAGTAGTAGTGGATGGCGGATATACTGCACAATAAATTTTTTACTATTTTTTTTCTTTTCATAGAAACAGTCAACTATTTGTTGATATGTGAATGATATTTTAACTTACTTAAACAAATCAGTTTCCTAAATTGTTTAATTTAAATTGTTATCAAAGCAAGAAAAATATATTAACTAATAATTTTTTTAAATTTTTCACGAAAATTGACAGGGTCATATTTTTTTATTCAGTATAGAACCGTAAGTTCTGAAAGCGTTTGCATTTGGGTGATACTGGCAATATTGAAAAAAGATGGTTTAGAATTAATTGAGCTCATTAATATAAATGCTGTGCGTCTCATGTACCTGAAAAAACGTTAAACTCTAATTTTTGGTCATGGTAAAAATAGCAAAACTTAATATTTGCTCATATATTTATAAATATAAAAGCAAAAATTGATAACAGAGAAAAATATGAAAATTAAGATTGATAAAAAGGATGAGGGAATAAATATCCTGGATACTATTCTGTTGATTATAGCAGTAACAGTATTGCTTACAACTACAATCGTATATTTTACGCGTTCATCATCTCTTCCTATATACAACAATGAGCAAGATCTTAACTTATCTGTTTCTCTGTCTACATCGTCGTTAAATAAAGATGAAGGATTAAATATTACGGTAAACCTCTTTAATAAAGCACCTTATTCTTTAACCGCCAATCTAAGTTCTAACTGGCCTTATTTTCAGGGTATAAAAAATAGAATGACTATGTATCCATGTGCCGGAAACTTGCCGTTTGGATTTGTGGTGCTGGAAGGGTATTACGATTTAGCTACATATTCTCAAGGGCAGCCATTGCTAATATATAAACCAGGCATATATGCGTGTCCAGTACAATATGCTGTTAGCAGCTATGTATTCTTGCCTTTAAGCGATCATGCATTGTTAATAGGTAGCTCAAATCCACCAATTAACATGAAAATGCAAGGCACAGCATATGTGAATGGCTCATGGACTTATTCCTGGAACCAATATGTATTTAAAAATTTCAGCCTGGGAATATACACAGTAGTTGCGGCAGATGAATGGGGCGCAGTTCAGATCGCTTATTTTACTGTGCATTAACAATAAAAAGAAAAAACGTAATAGAGAGTGACTATAAAGAAAGAA
Encoded here:
- a CDS encoding SDR family NAD(P)-dependent oxidoreductase, coding for MNGKLSGRVVVVTGAAMGIGKATAVTAAKEGAVVAVCDINEVESKKTIDEITRSGGKAKFYFLDVSNETQVKAVFDKIGKELGDIYGLVNNAGIAGVSKPTHEITLEEWNKVINININGVFLCTKYAVPYMIKNHFGSIVNLSSIYGLVGAQDAPPYHASKGALRLMTKTDALFYAKYNIRVNSVHPGFIDTPMVSSFAQSMGNREAVYEALKKLHPLGRLGKAEEIASVIVFLLSDDSSFMTGSEVVVDGGYTAQ